A genome region from Catenulispora sp. MAP5-51 includes the following:
- a CDS encoding ATP-binding cassette domain-containing protein, with amino-acid sequence MADQPGAELILDTDGDRRVLSPSREYEIGRDPLGDVVLGDPRVSWHHAVIHVREGHWSVDDVGSTNGTFDAVGHRVRHLDVGPGAKIRFGNPTDGPVAALIAPEPPKPPAPAVRKRVERPSALTAITGSYRRPTTVRRLPERTIRIGRALENDLVVDDLSVSRSHAELRARPDGRYEIVDLDSHNGTFLNGQPVLSAVVQPGDLVGIGHSVFCLVGDELQEFVDTGVIALQVEGLSVQVGAPARLLLDAVSFPVAEKSLLAVVGPSGAGKSTLLNALTGMRPADRGSVRYDGRDLYRDYAELRQRIGLVPQDDILHTQLTVRRALSYAAELRFPGDTEQSERADRVQEVISELGLDQRADQVISSLSGGQRKRVSVALELLTKPSLLFLDEPTSGLDPGMDRSVMHLLRRLADDGRTVIVVTHSVLNLDVCDRLLVLAPGGHIAYFGPPDKALAFFGYEQWPEAFEAFETEQDRDWAGRYQESDPYRQYVAGTMERVPAQAAAEIKYPEPPKAQSWLGQLSTLVRRYVAALSADRTFLAVMIILPFVMGAMARALAGSRLDDTTALNALLILCVGGLLIGAANSVRELVKERAVYRRERAVGLSRSAYLWSKIIVLGSITVAQAVVMTVIGLAGVRIRAHGGGVLMPAPIEIILAVAMLSFTAMMLGLVVSALVRKEEVTMPLLVLLAIVQVVFCGALLRLHGVPVLEQLSWIVPSRWALAAMASTIDLRQVVQGNVATDPLFAHKAGTWLLDMGAMVLMSLILGLIVARLLRRHEPTIMRG; translated from the coding sequence ATGGCTGACCAGCCAGGCGCCGAGTTGATTCTCGATACCGACGGCGACCGCCGGGTGCTGAGCCCGAGTCGCGAGTACGAGATCGGCCGGGATCCACTCGGGGACGTCGTACTGGGCGATCCCCGGGTCTCCTGGCACCACGCCGTCATCCACGTCCGCGAAGGCCACTGGAGCGTGGACGACGTGGGCAGCACCAACGGCACGTTCGACGCCGTCGGCCACCGGGTGCGGCATCTGGACGTCGGCCCCGGCGCCAAGATCCGCTTCGGCAACCCGACCGACGGGCCGGTGGCCGCCCTGATCGCCCCGGAGCCGCCGAAGCCCCCGGCCCCGGCGGTCCGCAAGCGGGTCGAGCGGCCCTCCGCGCTCACCGCCATCACCGGCTCCTACCGCCGGCCGACCACGGTGCGGCGGCTGCCGGAGCGCACCATCCGCATCGGCCGCGCGCTGGAGAACGACCTGGTCGTCGACGACCTGAGCGTCTCGCGGTCGCACGCCGAACTGCGCGCCCGCCCCGACGGCCGCTACGAGATCGTCGACCTGGACAGCCACAACGGCACGTTCCTCAACGGCCAGCCGGTGCTCAGCGCGGTGGTCCAGCCCGGCGACCTGGTCGGCATCGGGCACTCGGTCTTCTGCCTGGTGGGCGACGAGCTCCAGGAGTTCGTCGACACCGGCGTCATCGCGCTGCAGGTCGAAGGGCTCTCGGTGCAGGTCGGCGCCCCGGCCCGGCTGCTGCTGGACGCCGTCTCCTTCCCGGTCGCCGAGAAGTCCCTGCTGGCCGTGGTCGGGCCCAGCGGCGCCGGCAAGTCGACCCTGCTCAACGCCCTGACCGGGATGCGGCCCGCCGACCGGGGCAGCGTCCGCTACGACGGCCGCGACCTGTACCGGGACTACGCCGAGCTGCGCCAGCGCATCGGCCTGGTCCCGCAGGACGACATCCTGCACACCCAGCTGACCGTCCGCCGCGCCCTGTCCTACGCCGCCGAGCTGCGCTTCCCCGGCGACACCGAGCAGTCCGAGCGGGCCGACCGGGTCCAGGAGGTCATCAGCGAGCTCGGCCTGGACCAGCGCGCCGACCAGGTCATCTCCAGCCTGTCCGGGGGCCAGCGCAAGCGGGTGAGCGTCGCCCTGGAGCTGCTGACCAAACCCTCGCTGCTCTTCCTGGACGAGCCGACCTCGGGCCTGGACCCCGGTATGGACCGCTCCGTCATGCACCTGCTGCGCCGCCTCGCCGACGACGGGCGCACCGTGATCGTGGTGACCCACAGCGTCCTCAACCTCGACGTCTGCGACCGCCTGCTGGTGCTCGCCCCGGGCGGGCACATCGCGTACTTCGGGCCGCCGGACAAGGCGCTGGCGTTCTTCGGCTACGAACAGTGGCCGGAGGCGTTCGAGGCGTTCGAGACCGAGCAGGACCGCGACTGGGCCGGCCGCTACCAGGAGTCCGATCCCTACCGGCAGTACGTCGCCGGCACCATGGAGCGCGTGCCGGCGCAGGCCGCGGCCGAGATCAAGTACCCGGAGCCGCCCAAGGCCCAGAGCTGGCTCGGCCAGCTGAGCACCCTGGTACGGCGGTATGTCGCCGCGCTGTCCGCGGACCGCACCTTCCTGGCGGTCATGATCATCCTGCCGTTCGTGATGGGCGCCATGGCCCGCGCGCTGGCCGGCAGCCGGCTGGACGACACGACGGCGCTGAACGCGCTGCTCATCCTGTGCGTCGGCGGCCTTTTGATCGGCGCGGCGAACTCCGTGCGCGAACTCGTCAAGGAACGGGCCGTCTACCGCCGCGAGCGAGCCGTGGGCCTGTCCCGGTCCGCCTATCTGTGGTCGAAGATCATCGTGCTCGGTTCCATCACCGTCGCGCAGGCCGTGGTGATGACGGTGATCGGCCTGGCCGGCGTGCGGATCAGGGCGCACGGCGGCGGAGTGCTGATGCCGGCGCCGATCGAGATCATTTTGGCCGTGGCGATGCTCTCCTTCACCGCGATGATGCTCGGGCTCGTGGTCTCCGCCCTGGTGCGCAAGGAGGAGGTGACGATGCCGCTGCTGGTGCTGCTGGCGATCGTCCAGGTCGTCTTCTGCGGCGCCCTGCTGCGGCTGCACGGCGTCCCGGTCCTGGAGCAGCTGTCCTGGATCGTCCCCTCGCGCTGGGCGCTGGCCGCCATGGCCTCCACGATCGACCTGCGGCAGGTCGTCCAGGGCAACGTGGCCACCGACCCGTTGTTCGCGCACAAGGCGGGCACCTGGCTGCTGGACATGGGCGCGATGGTGCTGATGTCGCTGATCCTGGGCTTGATCGTGGCCCGGCTCCTGCGCCGCCACGAGCCGACGATCATGCGCGGCTGA
- a CDS encoding serine/threonine-protein kinase produces MTEEPARSLVPSGLSGQQIAGFRLEHEIGHGGMAVVYRAQDLALGRTVAVKLLAPELARNKSFRLRFASESRAAAAIDHPHIIPVFAAGESDGVLYIAMRYVEGRDLRTLLDRNGTLPVPQALRIATQIASALDAAHAHGLVHRDVKPGNVLVAEGTDSEHPEHVYLTDFGLTKKSSSLTGFTAVGQFVGTVDYVAPEQISGKPVDGRGDLYSLGCLVFELLTGSAPYQRDDDLALLWAHLHAPPPELSRARPGLPPALDAVLAKALAKDPDERYATCMGFATALRGASAAGVRHPLTQVAGAEALAVPPLPPAPPSWAMPVFTTSVRSTP; encoded by the coding sequence ATGACGGAGGAACCCGCGCGATCGCTCGTGCCGTCCGGCCTGAGCGGGCAGCAGATCGCCGGATTCCGGCTGGAGCACGAGATCGGGCACGGCGGCATGGCGGTCGTCTACCGGGCCCAGGACCTGGCCCTGGGGCGGACCGTGGCGGTCAAACTGCTCGCGCCGGAACTCGCCCGCAACAAGTCCTTCCGCCTCCGCTTCGCCTCCGAGTCCCGGGCCGCGGCGGCGATCGACCACCCGCACATCATCCCGGTCTTCGCCGCCGGGGAGAGCGACGGCGTCCTGTACATCGCGATGCGCTACGTCGAGGGCCGCGATCTGCGCACGCTCCTCGACCGGAACGGCACCCTGCCGGTCCCCCAGGCCCTGCGCATCGCCACGCAGATCGCCTCCGCGCTGGACGCCGCGCACGCGCACGGCCTGGTCCACCGGGACGTGAAGCCGGGCAACGTCCTGGTCGCCGAGGGCACCGACAGCGAGCATCCCGAGCACGTGTACCTGACCGACTTCGGGCTGACGAAGAAGTCCTCGTCGCTGACCGGATTCACCGCCGTCGGGCAGTTCGTCGGCACCGTCGACTACGTGGCGCCCGAGCAGATCTCCGGCAAGCCGGTCGACGGCCGCGGCGACCTGTACAGCCTGGGCTGCCTGGTGTTCGAGCTGCTGACCGGGTCGGCCCCGTACCAGCGCGACGACGACCTGGCGCTGCTGTGGGCGCATCTGCACGCCCCGCCGCCGGAACTCAGCCGGGCCCGGCCGGGGCTTCCGCCGGCGCTGGACGCGGTGCTCGCCAAGGCACTCGCCAAGGATCCCGACGAGCGGTACGCCACGTGTATGGGGTTCGCCACGGCCCTGCGCGGGGCGAGCGCGGCGGGGGTGCGGCATCCGCTGACGCAGGTGGCGGGAGCGGAGGCGCTGGCGGTGCCGCCGTTGCCGCCGGCGCCGCCCTCGTGGGCGATGCCCGTCTTCACCACCTCCGTCCGGAGTACGCCGTGA
- a CDS encoding DUF6777 domain-containing protein → MSTTPPPSSGEENEPPPHPPTEASQYPPTEVSSQPPGSQRPASQPPASQPPASQPPSQPPASGPQPSGPPPTGGPGPSGPPSGPLSGAPSGAAASGSGASVPPPPGPPSEPPGRSGSGSGGTPWWRRPITLGAGVLIVGLAAALAVTLSSGPAAAKQVLLQPAGSAGPNAFTASPTKAPPPSAASSSPSATTTATATSTNGTKTVSGSAEGLYGGTENQSSCDVNQLSDFLVANPDKGRAWAGVEGIAQSDIPAYLHSLTPVVLRADTRVTNHGFSNGQATTFQSVLQAGTAVLVDNHGVPRARCSCGNPLLPPAVQSSEAFTGSQWSTFHAQNVVVVQPAPVVITVIVLYDPQTGQYFGRPAGSQGPGDHTVPPPTNATSPSTSPSTSPSSPCPTGTGSGSPSSPSSPSSPGSPSSPSSPCSSTPTSTSSSPSGSSTSSTSSSPATSSTTGTETGSGTGTGTGTGTSSGTSSPASGSTTTSAPTGGNTSSPAPAGTSTAKP, encoded by the coding sequence TTGAGCACCACGCCGCCGCCCTCCTCCGGTGAGGAGAACGAGCCCCCGCCGCACCCGCCCACTGAGGCTTCGCAGTACCCGCCCACGGAAGTCTCGTCGCAGCCGCCGGGCTCCCAGCGACCCGCTTCGCAGCCACCGGCCTCGCAACCGCCGGCTTCCCAGCCGCCGTCCCAGCCCCCGGCCTCCGGGCCGCAGCCTTCCGGGCCGCCGCCGACCGGAGGACCCGGTCCGTCCGGGCCGCCGTCCGGCCCGCTGTCCGGGGCCCCGTCCGGCGCCGCCGCCTCGGGGTCGGGGGCGTCCGTGCCGCCGCCCCCGGGGCCGCCCTCCGAGCCGCCCGGGCGATCGGGGTCCGGCTCCGGCGGCACGCCGTGGTGGCGCCGTCCCATCACCCTCGGCGCCGGCGTGCTGATCGTGGGCCTGGCCGCCGCGCTGGCCGTGACGCTGTCCAGCGGGCCGGCGGCGGCCAAGCAGGTGCTCCTGCAGCCCGCCGGGTCGGCCGGCCCGAACGCCTTCACGGCCTCGCCGACCAAGGCGCCGCCGCCGTCGGCCGCGAGCAGCAGCCCGTCGGCCACCACGACCGCGACGGCCACCAGCACCAACGGCACCAAGACCGTGTCCGGATCCGCCGAGGGCCTGTACGGCGGGACCGAGAACCAGTCCAGCTGCGACGTGAACCAGCTCAGCGACTTCCTGGTGGCCAACCCGGACAAGGGCCGGGCCTGGGCCGGGGTCGAGGGCATCGCGCAGTCGGACATCCCGGCCTACCTGCACTCCCTGACGCCGGTGGTCCTGCGCGCCGACACCCGGGTGACCAACCACGGGTTCAGCAACGGCCAGGCCACGACCTTCCAGTCGGTCCTGCAGGCCGGCACCGCGGTGCTCGTCGACAACCACGGGGTGCCGCGGGCGCGCTGCTCGTGCGGCAACCCGCTGCTGCCGCCGGCCGTGCAGTCCTCCGAGGCGTTCACCGGCAGCCAGTGGTCGACCTTCCACGCGCAGAACGTCGTGGTCGTCCAGCCGGCGCCGGTGGTGATCACCGTCATCGTGCTCTACGACCCGCAGACCGGCCAGTACTTCGGCCGCCCGGCCGGCAGCCAGGGGCCCGGGGACCACACCGTGCCGCCGCCGACGAACGCCACGTCGCCTTCCACGTCGCCGTCCACGTCGCCGAGCTCGCCGTGTCCTACGGGGACCGGGAGCGGTTCGCCGAGCTCGCCGAGTTCGCCGAGCTCGCCGGGTTCGCCGAGTTCGCCGAGTTCGCCGTGCTCGTCGACGCCGACGTCCACGTCGAGTTCGCCGTCCGGGTCGTCGACCAGCTCGACGTCCTCGAGTCCGGCCACGTCGTCGACGACGGGGACCGAGACGGGTAGTGGGACCGGGACCGGCACTGGCACGGGCACCTCGTCGGGGACGTCGAGTCCGGCGTCGGGGTCGACAACGACGTCGGCCCCGACCGGCGGGAACACCTCCTCGCCGGCACCGGCGGGGACGTCGACGGCGAAGCCGTGA
- a CDS encoding GlsB/YeaQ/YmgE family stress response membrane protein → MFQLLWILIVGLILGALARLILSGKQNIPIWLTMLAGVGGAWLGNAVSGWIGVRHTGGVDWIRHALQLGFAVALVALASSLWAGRNAAKREDARR, encoded by the coding sequence ATGTTCCAGCTCTTGTGGATCCTGATCGTGGGCCTCATCCTGGGCGCCCTCGCCCGCCTCATCCTCTCGGGCAAGCAGAACATCCCCATCTGGCTGACCATGCTCGCCGGCGTCGGAGGCGCCTGGCTCGGCAACGCCGTCTCGGGCTGGATCGGCGTCCGCCACACCGGGGGCGTGGACTGGATCCGGCACGCGCTGCAGCTGGGCTTCGCGGTGGCGCTGGTCGCCCTGGCCAGCTCGCTGTGGGCGGGACGGAACGCGGCGAAGCGTGAGGACGCGCGGCGCTGA
- a CDS encoding LuxR C-terminal-related transcriptional regulator encodes MSIAWASPWQVFERPAPAAGPDETPPTGQAAARADGEQDALGRLRAEALRQAIVRTVAELPAPSRRLLAAMAVLDREAPLPILAAVADVSDPAAALNDLIEAGFVSGLPHGPAESVRIEPQALRDVVYWNLPTELRREIHRAVSDQVGGINGYRHLLLGGRRPDPALAGRLEDEATCCRAAGDSERAGTLLLWSADLSVNRRERERRLLTAAWWGGEHLEAEWAQALSERLTPLEPSVERNLFLGRRAASEGRYGTARLLLGQAGLLAHDRPAGVRAAVHLATAALAAQTGDLAGEERVALAVLAVPGIPAPCGEWSVYFAADAYGRMRGSADAALRRLEALAPGCEYVPGLDGSVPERPDAAPDAVPDSASDVVPFAAPDAAALDPAPDAAALDPAPDPVSDPVSDSGGRPADHRGHGILCWARGAWLGLSGRPAEAVVELQRVLRSHDGPVEPVLPVVYADLGYASFQLGDWRAARYAAEEGIQAAEERGDRRSAIPAAALAAGISALKGEWTTASEWLDFVTMTQWAPGPPHYAVFPALAAAMLAQARDKPGAMLTALAPLAAEPDLFALYQLWWRPLHTEALIDTGRLDAARSALDALRAALPPSLPESAVAVRLGARLAAAEGDRTTAAELLVRAIERPAGAVSPFTLARLEHDHGRLLLAVRRRNAAIRWLISAQSRYADIGAWPFADRCRRQLTAIGVQLPGVAGGNGGRGGGDGGDGDETGARTRTGDQGTRTSVPVPAALTPQEHRIACLAADGMTNQQIARTLFVSAKTVEYHLGKTFAKLGITSRHQLRGEIGSLADGPGPPPPLLPAPNRLRDPR; translated from the coding sequence ATGTCGATCGCATGGGCGTCGCCGTGGCAGGTGTTCGAAAGGCCGGCCCCGGCGGCCGGCCCGGACGAGACGCCGCCGACGGGACAGGCCGCGGCGCGAGCCGACGGCGAGCAGGACGCGCTCGGCCGCCTGCGCGCCGAGGCGCTGCGCCAGGCGATCGTGCGCACGGTCGCCGAACTGCCCGCCCCCAGCCGGCGCCTGCTGGCCGCGATGGCCGTGCTGGACCGGGAGGCCCCGCTGCCGATCCTGGCCGCCGTCGCGGACGTCTCCGACCCGGCCGCCGCGCTCAACGACCTGATCGAGGCCGGCTTCGTATCAGGGCTCCCCCACGGCCCCGCCGAAAGCGTCCGCATCGAACCCCAGGCCCTGCGCGACGTCGTCTACTGGAACCTGCCCACCGAACTGCGGCGCGAGATCCACCGCGCGGTCTCCGACCAGGTCGGCGGCATCAACGGCTACCGTCACCTGCTCCTGGGCGGCCGCCGCCCCGATCCGGCCCTGGCCGGCCGGCTGGAGGACGAGGCCACCTGCTGCCGCGCCGCCGGCGACTCCGAACGCGCCGGCACCCTGCTGCTGTGGTCCGCGGACCTCTCGGTGAACCGCCGGGAGCGCGAACGCAGACTGCTCACCGCGGCCTGGTGGGGCGGCGAGCACCTCGAAGCCGAATGGGCGCAGGCCCTCAGCGAACGGCTCACCCCCCTGGAACCCAGCGTCGAACGCAACCTGTTCCTCGGCCGACGCGCGGCAAGCGAGGGCAGGTACGGAACCGCGCGATTACTCCTGGGCCAAGCCGGGCTGCTGGCGCACGACCGTCCGGCCGGCGTACGCGCCGCCGTCCACCTCGCCACGGCCGCGCTGGCCGCGCAGACCGGAGATCTCGCGGGCGAGGAACGCGTCGCGCTGGCGGTGCTGGCGGTACCCGGGATCCCGGCGCCGTGCGGGGAGTGGTCGGTGTACTTCGCGGCGGACGCGTACGGCCGGATGCGCGGATCGGCCGACGCCGCGCTGCGCCGCCTGGAGGCACTCGCGCCGGGGTGCGAGTACGTTCCCGGACTCGACGGCTCGGTCCCGGAGCGTCCTGATGCGGCCCCTGATGCCGTGCCCGATTCGGCATCCGATGTGGTGCCCTTTGCGGCACCCGATGCTGCGGCACTCGATCCGGCACCTGATGCTGCGGCACTCGATCCGGCACCCGATCCAGTGTCCGATCCGGTTTCCGATTCCGGCGGCCGTCCCGCGGACCACCGCGGCCACGGGATCCTGTGCTGGGCCCGCGGCGCCTGGCTGGGACTGAGCGGCCGTCCCGCCGAAGCGGTCGTCGAACTCCAGCGGGTCCTGCGCTCCCACGACGGCCCGGTCGAGCCGGTCCTGCCCGTGGTGTACGCCGACCTCGGCTACGCCTCGTTCCAACTCGGCGATTGGCGCGCGGCCCGCTACGCGGCCGAGGAGGGCATCCAGGCGGCCGAGGAACGCGGCGACCGGCGCTCCGCCATCCCCGCGGCCGCGCTGGCCGCCGGTATCAGCGCCCTGAAAGGGGAGTGGACGACGGCCTCCGAATGGCTGGACTTCGTCACCATGACGCAGTGGGCACCGGGGCCCCCGCACTACGCGGTGTTCCCGGCCCTGGCCGCCGCGATGCTGGCCCAGGCGCGCGACAAGCCGGGCGCCATGCTCACGGCCCTCGCGCCCCTGGCCGCCGAACCCGACCTCTTCGCGCTCTACCAACTGTGGTGGCGTCCACTGCACACCGAGGCACTGATCGACACCGGCCGCCTGGACGCGGCACGCTCCGCCCTGGACGCGCTGCGCGCCGCCTTGCCGCCGTCCCTGCCCGAATCGGCGGTGGCCGTCCGGCTCGGCGCCCGCCTAGCGGCAGCCGAGGGTGACCGGACGACGGCGGCCGAGCTGCTGGTCCGCGCCATCGAGCGGCCGGCCGGCGCGGTATCGCCCTTCACCCTGGCCCGGCTCGAACACGACCACGGCAGACTCCTGCTGGCCGTCCGACGCCGCAACGCGGCCATCAGATGGCTGATATCGGCGCAGAGCCGCTACGCCGACATCGGCGCCTGGCCGTTCGCCGACCGATGCCGCCGACAGCTGACGGCGATCGGCGTCCAGCTCCCGGGCGTCGCCGGCGGCAACGGCGGCCGCGGCGGCGGTGACGGCGGTGACGGCGACGAAACCGGCGCCCGAACCCGCACCGGGGATCAGGGCACGCGGACGTCGGTCCCGGTACCCGCGGCGCTGACCCCGCAGGAGCACCGCATCGCCTGCCTCGCCGCCGACGGCATGACCAACCAGCAGATCGCGCGCACCCTGTTCGTGAGCGCGAAGACAGTCGAGTACCACCTCGGCAAGACCTTCGCCAAGCTCGGCATCACCTCACGCCACCAACTACGCGGCGAGATCGGAAGCCTCGCCGACGGTCCGGGCCCGCCGCCGCCGCTCCTCCCGGCGCCGAATCGCCTGCGTGATCCACGGTAG
- a CDS encoding DNA-binding response regulator yields the protein MESPIPVSIHADDPITRAGLETALRHRAEFELVDQRSPVPARVVVYALDTVTPKALELIRAVRSRDGAQAVLVVSALSDDELLTVVESGACSVLWRWEATSSWLATTVIRAAAGDAALPSDLLTRLLKQVGRLQQHVLRPQGMSLSGLSDRECRVLRLAADGFATDEIAAELAYSRRTVTGVLHDVTTRYHLRNRTHAVAFAIREGLI from the coding sequence ATGGAGTCCCCGATACCGGTGTCGATCCACGCTGACGACCCCATCACCAGAGCGGGCCTTGAGACGGCATTGCGCCACCGCGCCGAGTTCGAGCTCGTCGATCAGCGTTCGCCGGTCCCGGCCCGGGTCGTCGTCTACGCGCTGGACACCGTCACCCCCAAGGCCCTGGAGCTCATCAGGGCCGTGCGATCGCGGGACGGCGCGCAGGCCGTCCTGGTCGTCAGCGCCCTGTCCGACGACGAACTGCTGACCGTCGTGGAATCGGGTGCCTGTTCCGTGCTGTGGCGCTGGGAGGCGACGTCCTCCTGGCTGGCCACCACGGTGATCCGGGCCGCCGCGGGCGACGCCGCACTGCCCTCGGACCTGCTGACCCGGCTGCTCAAGCAGGTGGGCCGGCTGCAACAGCACGTGCTGCGTCCGCAGGGCATGTCGCTGAGCGGGCTGTCCGACCGCGAGTGCCGGGTGCTGCGCCTGGCCGCCGACGGCTTCGCCACCGACGAGATCGCGGCCGAGCTCGCCTACTCGCGGCGCACCGTCACCGGCGTCCTGCACGACGTCACGACGCGGTACCACTTGAGGAACCGGACGCACGCGGTCGCGTTCGCCATCCGCGAAGGGCTCATCTAG